A single window of Paenibacillus sp. SYP-B4298 DNA harbors:
- a CDS encoding RNA polymerase sigma factor codes for MKKETYAHLFESHHQALFRYLYRMCGSRETAEELLQETFCRCMLSLRKEHLTMARAWLYKVARHLYIDWYRRRKTERKALMDYEEHTTAVSVIGLPEPELAKKEQWLRIERILLRLPEQYRSIVYLREVDGFSYAELAEMLELSAEQVKVNLHRGRKKFRELAAQEDAQQEGGG; via the coding sequence GTGAAAAAAGAGACCTACGCTCATCTGTTTGAATCGCATCATCAGGCGCTGTTTCGCTACCTGTACCGCATGTGCGGCTCCAGAGAAACGGCGGAGGAGCTGCTGCAGGAGACCTTTTGCCGTTGTATGCTGTCCTTGCGCAAGGAGCATCTGACGATGGCCAGAGCCTGGCTGTACAAGGTGGCACGACACCTCTATATCGACTGGTACCGCAGGCGGAAGACAGAGCGCAAGGCGCTGATGGATTATGAGGAACACACAACCGCGGTCAGTGTCATCGGTCTGCCTGAGCCGGAGCTGGCGAAGAAGGAGCAGTGGCTGCGTATTGAACGTATCTTGCTTCGGCTTCCCGAGCAATATCGCTCGATCGTTTATCTGAGAGAGGTTGACGGCTTCAGCTATGCGGAGCTGGCCGAGATGCTGGAGCTGTCAGCGGAGCAGGTGAAGGTGAATTTGCATAGGGGACGCAAGAAATTTAGAGAGCTTGCCGCGCAAGAGGACGCGCAGCAGGAGGGAGGAGGCTGA
- a CDS encoding anti sigma factor C-terminal domain-containing protein: MSDQNKHRQEQEEAEQESLLQLKDWERQAEDNVDLRLDKRQFRRMIWKTRFTIFKSVIVTGLALLFLYAIYMIIVNIVYHETASADKVQRYAITMVNTHGQGMRADTYNWATPTINSLLKQQVELDMYRIVGDWNVKSGKVRATLDPFTGFNYTLDFDSRYLGTNDRFSFAVPPGLLEEGASFNAMDNSSPQIWNRLSRIGDGYVADMSFSTRYALSPEELLAMVERYDLSVLSMPVYGGELKAFKPGYAVRSDSKQWVEHLTLQPPVLFNSEHRQEMASFALSIDNVALAKSTLLDNIAWLLEEGRYNGQDNDRLRLQYMEQHGIQVYGAIVTGPVRELEKLREEQAFYEFQLGQVELWSWSGADGDGG; the protein is encoded by the coding sequence ATGAGCGACCAGAACAAGCACCGTCAGGAGCAGGAGGAGGCTGAGCAGGAGAGCCTGCTGCAGCTTAAGGATTGGGAACGGCAGGCCGAGGACAACGTTGATCTGAGACTGGATAAGCGGCAATTTCGCCGGATGATCTGGAAGACCCGGTTTACGATCTTCAAGAGCGTCATCGTTACGGGTCTCGCGCTGCTATTCTTATATGCTATCTATATGATTATTGTTAATATTGTGTACCATGAGACGGCGAGCGCAGATAAGGTGCAGCGCTATGCGATCACGATGGTCAATACACATGGACAGGGGATGCGGGCGGATACCTATAACTGGGCGACGCCGACGATCAATTCCTTGCTCAAGCAGCAAGTCGAACTGGATATGTATCGCATCGTTGGCGACTGGAATGTGAAGTCGGGCAAGGTGCGAGCCACGCTGGACCCGTTTACCGGATTTAACTATACCCTCGACTTTGATTCCAGGTATCTGGGAACCAATGATCGCTTCAGCTTCGCTGTGCCGCCTGGCTTGCTCGAGGAAGGGGCGAGCTTTAATGCTATGGATAACAGCTCGCCACAAATATGGAACCGGCTGTCCCGAATCGGAGATGGCTATGTTGCCGATATGAGCTTCTCGACCCGCTATGCTCTATCGCCGGAGGAACTGCTCGCCATGGTGGAGAGATACGATCTGAGTGTACTCAGCATGCCCGTGTATGGCGGAGAGCTGAAGGCGTTCAAGCCAGGATACGCGGTGCGGAGCGACAGCAAGCAGTGGGTGGAGCACCTGACGTTGCAGCCACCGGTACTGTTCAACAGCGAGCATCGGCAGGAGATGGCATCCTTCGCACTCTCCATAGATAATGTGGCGTTGGCCAAGTCTACTCTGCTTGATAATATCGCCTGGCTGTTGGAGGAGGGGCGCTACAATGGACAGGACAACGACAGGCTGCGTCTTCAGTACATGGAGCAGCATGGGATTCAGGTCTACGGCGCCATCGTTACCGGCCCTGTGAGGGAGCTGGAGAAGCTGAGAGAGGAGCAAGCCTTCTACGAATTCCAGCTCGGACAGGTGGAGCTGTGGAGCTGGAGCGGGGCGGATGGTGACGGCGGCTGA
- a CDS encoding helix-turn-helix transcriptional regulator, with product MVFEHDWHHVRINSSAQELGITVLFCGEGQPIGKHRIGPTAHDHVLIHTIVAGRGWFESDGKRYTCSAGDTFVIMPGRQISYEADAVQPWQYVWAAFSSSEDEHILTSIGITDECCVIRSEPDARLLEAYRLLQEALLETAYPHLGNLQASGYMQLLLHRLGLANTGRLKAEAAGSSSMERQISRAISWFQLQYAQPLSIDHIARSLGYHRTHLSKMFRTVTGLSPMQYLLRIRMERAAQLLQEGELSVKQVASFVGYNDALYFSKQFRKWSGFTPSDYARQQRSQPHTKTT from the coding sequence ATGGTATTTGAGCATGATTGGCATCATGTCCGTATTAATTCATCCGCGCAGGAGTTGGGCATTACGGTGCTTTTCTGCGGAGAGGGCCAGCCGATAGGCAAGCACCGGATCGGCCCTACTGCGCATGATCATGTCTTGATTCATACAATCGTCGCCGGCCGAGGCTGGTTTGAGTCAGATGGTAAGCGTTATACATGTAGTGCGGGAGACACATTCGTAATTATGCCAGGGCGCCAGATCAGCTATGAGGCCGATGCGGTGCAGCCCTGGCAATATGTATGGGCAGCCTTCTCCTCTAGCGAGGATGAGCATATACTGACAAGCATCGGCATAACAGACGAATGCTGTGTCATTCGCAGCGAGCCGGACGCGCGGCTGCTCGAAGCCTATCGACTGCTGCAGGAGGCATTGCTGGAGACTGCCTATCCCCATCTAGGCAATCTGCAGGCATCGGGCTATATGCAGTTGCTGCTGCATCGCCTGGGTCTTGCCAATACCGGACGATTGAAGGCAGAGGCCGCTGGTTCCAGCAGCATGGAGCGCCAGATTAGTCGGGCCATCAGTTGGTTCCAATTGCAGTATGCCCAGCCGCTGTCCATCGATCATATTGCCCGCTCGCTGGGCTATCACCGCACGCACCTGTCGAAGATGTTCCGCACGGTAACCGGGCTCTCCCCGATGCAATACCTGCTGCGCATCCGCATGGAGCGTGCGGCTCAACTGCTGCAGGAGGGCGAGCTGTCCGTGAAGCAGGTCGCCTCCTTCGTCGGTTACAATGATGCGCTCTACTTCTCCAAGCAATTTCGCAAGTGGAGCGGATTCACACCCTCCGATTATGCAAGACAGCAGCGCTCGCAGCCGCACACCAAGACGACATGA
- a CDS encoding alpha-glucosidase/alpha-galactosidase produces MSKITFLGAGSTIFAKNVLGDCILTPALQGFELALYDIDPVRLQDSERVLNNLKETSGSTCVIKSYLDRKEALRGAKYVVNAIQVGGYDPCTITDFEIPKKYNLRQTIADTVGIGGIFRNLRTIPVMLDFAADMREVCPDAWFLNYTNPMAVLTNVMNTYGGVKTVGLCHSVQVCVPHLFEALGLEQEGVQAKIAGINHMAWLLEVTKDGKDLYPEIKRRAAEKQKEKHDDMVRFEMMLRFGYYITESSEHNAEYHPYFIKRNYPELIERYNIPLDEYPRRCIEQIKGWEGMREQLLNSHNLEHTRSHEYASYIFEAMETDVPFKIGGNVMNNGLIPNLPKEACVEVPCIVDRSGVTPTYVGNLPAQCAALNRTNINTQLLTIEAAMTRKKEHIYHAAMLDPHTSAELSMDDIKSMCDDLIEAHGDWLPAYN; encoded by the coding sequence ATGTCCAAAATTACATTTCTAGGTGCAGGCAGCACGATATTTGCCAAAAATGTGTTGGGTGATTGCATTCTGACCCCTGCGCTGCAGGGCTTTGAGCTGGCGCTATATGATATAGACCCGGTTCGTCTTCAGGATTCGGAGCGGGTGCTGAATAATCTGAAGGAAACATCAGGCAGCACCTGTGTTATTAAGTCATATCTGGATCGAAAGGAAGCGCTTCGCGGCGCAAAATATGTGGTGAATGCGATTCAGGTGGGCGGATATGATCCGTGTACGATCACGGACTTCGAGATTCCCAAAAAATATAACCTGCGCCAAACGATTGCCGACACGGTAGGCATCGGCGGTATCTTCCGCAATCTGCGCACGATCCCGGTCATGCTGGATTTTGCTGCGGATATGCGTGAGGTGTGTCCAGATGCCTGGTTCCTGAACTACACCAACCCGATGGCAGTGTTGACCAATGTCATGAATACGTATGGCGGCGTAAAGACAGTTGGCTTATGCCATAGCGTGCAGGTGTGCGTGCCGCATCTGTTTGAAGCCTTGGGACTGGAGCAGGAGGGCGTGCAGGCGAAGATTGCAGGCATCAACCATATGGCCTGGCTGCTGGAGGTCACTAAGGATGGCAAGGATCTGTATCCGGAGATTAAGCGCAGAGCGGCTGAGAAGCAGAAGGAAAAGCATGATGACATGGTTCGGTTTGAGATGATGCTGCGCTTTGGCTACTATATTACAGAATCCTCCGAGCACAATGCCGAGTACCATCCGTATTTCATCAAGCGTAATTACCCGGAGCTGATCGAGCGCTACAATATTCCGCTTGACGAGTATCCGCGTCGTTGCATCGAGCAGATCAAGGGCTGGGAGGGAATGCGTGAGCAACTGCTCAACAGCCATAATCTGGAGCATACGCGCTCGCATGAATACGCATCGTATATTTTCGAGGCGATGGAGACCGATGTTCCGTTCAAGATTGGCGGCAATGTCATGAATAACGGGTTGATTCCGAATCTTCCGAAGGAAGCCTGTGTAGAGGTGCCGTGTATTGTTGACCGCAGCGGAGTCACACCGACCTATGTCGGGAATTTGCCTGCGCAATGCGCAGCTCTGAACCGCACCAATATCAATACGCAACTGCTCACGATCGAGGCAGCGATGACACGCAAGAAGGAACACATCTACCACGCGGCGATGCTGGACCCGCATACCTCGGCAGAGCTGTCTATGGATGACATCAAGTCGATGTGCGACGATCTGATTGAAGCGCATGGCGATTGGTTGCCTGCCTATAACTAG
- a CDS encoding ABC transporter substrate-binding protein — MRIRRITLLVACCLMLAIASACSGGSGGAGGNEAPNKAGGGQNEGASNANSQPAQTEATKETPAKREMDFDLGGKTIKLVSWYDESIKGEDPDSLQMQENLKALMEKHNFNLEYVIVDYGEIADKVSASLIAGDPIGDIIRMARPWMIPSLTKQGLFWPLDEYVTNENAFRLQYTKTMSEYEGKGYGFRIGGEGAASGIVYNRTLMNELGLKPLQQYVDEGNWTWDTFIEVAKQANRDTNNDGKIDTWGLSTDSLLPQALAANDAALVRDGKQMLEDPRTLETLNFLSKLATEKISRPTEGGDWQEPTQFFLQGNTLMNPGQDYTFNEWQTEMKDFELGFVPFPQGPSADGYRTFLTIPNYYTIPRSVENPEQLVYIMEKIYDIESFYDYRQQAAYETFFSKEEDLNNALIASKVINIVEQDAYYPSMPYYEFLGEIREGVSISTVIEKYKPAFQSAIDEVWGK, encoded by the coding sequence ATGCGTATTCGAAGAATAACACTACTGGTGGCGTGCTGCCTCATGCTCGCAATTGCATCTGCTTGCAGCGGAGGTAGTGGGGGAGCTGGCGGCAATGAAGCGCCGAACAAAGCTGGCGGAGGTCAAAATGAAGGTGCCTCTAATGCGAATTCGCAGCCCGCGCAGACGGAGGCGACGAAGGAGACTCCCGCAAAACGAGAGATGGATTTTGATCTGGGCGGCAAAACGATCAAGCTCGTATCCTGGTATGACGAGTCGATCAAGGGGGAGGACCCCGACAGTCTTCAGATGCAGGAAAACCTGAAGGCGCTGATGGAGAAGCATAACTTCAATCTTGAGTATGTCATTGTCGATTACGGTGAGATCGCGGATAAAGTAAGCGCTTCACTCATAGCAGGCGACCCGATCGGAGATATTATTCGGATGGCCAGACCATGGATGATTCCTTCGCTGACGAAGCAGGGACTGTTCTGGCCGTTAGATGAGTACGTCACAAATGAGAACGCTTTCCGTCTGCAATACACCAAGACGATGTCCGAATATGAAGGTAAAGGTTATGGCTTCCGAATTGGTGGAGAGGGTGCGGCATCGGGTATCGTTTATAACCGTACACTAATGAACGAGCTGGGCTTGAAGCCGTTGCAGCAGTATGTGGATGAAGGGAACTGGACGTGGGACACGTTCATTGAAGTGGCGAAGCAGGCCAATCGGGACACGAATAATGATGGCAAGATCGATACATGGGGATTGTCCACCGATTCGCTGTTGCCGCAGGCGCTTGCAGCCAACGATGCGGCACTGGTGCGTGACGGCAAACAGATGCTGGAGGACCCAAGGACACTCGAAACGCTTAATTTTTTATCCAAGCTCGCCACAGAGAAAATCAGCAGACCAACCGAGGGCGGGGACTGGCAGGAGCCAACACAGTTCTTCCTGCAGGGCAATACGCTGATGAATCCGGGGCAGGATTACACCTTTAATGAATGGCAGACGGAGATGAAGGATTTCGAGCTGGGCTTCGTGCCCTTCCCGCAGGGGCCAAGTGCAGATGGCTATCGGACCTTCCTGACGATTCCGAATTATTATACGATTCCCAGAAGTGTGGAAAACCCGGAGCAGCTTGTCTACATTATGGAAAAAATCTATGACATCGAATCATTTTACGACTACCGCCAGCAAGCGGCATACGAGACCTTCTTCAGCAAGGAAGAGGATCTGAACAACGCCTTGATAGCATCGAAAGTCATCAATATTGTGGAGCAGGATGCCTATTACCCGAGCATGCCATACTATGAGTTTCTAGGGGAGATCCGGGAGGGCGTATCCATCTCGACTGTGATCGAGAAGTATAAGCCGGCGTTCCAGTCGGCTATCGACGAGGTATGGGGAAAATAA
- a CDS encoding AraC family transcriptional regulator, whose amino-acid sequence MDTDKYNYLVPNVFLFTERNCFPDWVITKNQNSFHDLTFVIAGKANYFVNEVKYTVEAGDLIYIPSGSTREAHTFKDNPMKSYPFNFYWNEPHNSIHLPFGMVTKNLITKEILDHIREFKHVWMNQQPFYMIQARALLQSIIYRLLTNYYRQSAAPVDPRIKKVMNYIADHYADSITIGKLAARVGLHPVYLGKLFKQHTGSSCKEYINRIRINNAEMMLSSGDFTVTETAERCGFQDISYFSNLFKAMKGYPPSAARG is encoded by the coding sequence ATGGATACCGATAAGTATAACTATCTAGTTCCTAATGTTTTCCTGTTCACAGAAAGAAATTGCTTTCCAGATTGGGTCATTACAAAGAACCAGAACTCTTTTCATGATCTTACCTTTGTTATTGCGGGCAAAGCCAACTATTTTGTTAATGAAGTCAAATATACCGTAGAGGCAGGCGATCTGATCTACATCCCGAGCGGCTCTACGCGGGAAGCTCACACGTTCAAGGACAATCCCATGAAATCTTACCCTTTTAATTTTTATTGGAATGAGCCTCACAACTCTATACACCTGCCATTTGGCATGGTGACGAAGAACCTGATTACGAAGGAGATTCTCGATCACATCCGCGAATTCAAGCATGTCTGGATGAACCAGCAGCCCTTCTATATGATTCAGGCACGAGCGTTGCTGCAGTCCATCATCTATCGTCTGCTCACCAACTACTACCGCCAGTCTGCGGCACCGGTCGATCCTCGCATCAAAAAGGTGATGAATTATATAGCTGATCACTACGCAGATAGCATCACGATCGGCAAGCTGGCTGCTCGCGTCGGTCTTCACCCTGTCTATCTCGGGAAGCTATTCAAGCAGCACACCGGCTCCTCCTGCAAGGAGTACATCAATCGCATCCGTATTAATAATGCGGAGATGATGCTCTCCTCCGGCGACTTCACTGTCACAGAAACGGCAGAACGTTGCGGATTTCAGGATATTTCATATTTCAGCAACCTGTTCAAGGCGATGAAGGGCTATCCACCCTCTGCTGCCAGAGGCTGA
- a CDS encoding glycoside hydrolase family 43 protein has product MNDSESRTGAEIHTDRQAPPAQPLGKLPRCGNPLSAHKFGADPYALVYQDRVYLYMTHDVLVYDDEGNVRDNHYGSIRHLSVISSSDLANWTDHGEIAVAGSQGAATWASQSWAPAAVHKVIEGRDQFFLYFANNATSIGVLTSDSPLGPWVDPIGKPLLTRDTPGVENVVWLFDPAVLVDEDGQGYIYFGGGVPKGQHEQPRTARVMRLGEDMTSVIGEAAVIDAPYMFEDGGIHKYRDVYYYTYCTNFLGQERPEGSPGAGEIAYMTSSSPMGPWTYEGTILRNPVHFFGIGGNNHHAIFQFQNQWYIAYHAQTLSKAMGVERGYRSTHLNQIFFDDNGKLQDVQADYTGVPQLQAYDPYQQVRAVTFAWSAGVRTRPLAGEPGYQLALTNIQAGHWIALSQVDCGADETATFTAAVSNISADCRIELRLDHVEGELAGVLALKPLDQGTEWSTYSTLLSGIQGVHDLYLVFQGESDTSLLDIKYWQLSQV; this is encoded by the coding sequence ATGAATGATTCAGAGAGCAGAACAGGTGCAGAGATTCACACCGACAGGCAGGCTCCGCCAGCACAGCCGCTTGGCAAGCTGCCTCGTTGCGGTAATCCGCTCAGCGCTCATAAATTTGGAGCGGACCCCTATGCGCTCGTCTATCAGGATCGAGTATATCTGTACATGACGCATGATGTGCTGGTATATGACGATGAGGGCAATGTGAGAGATAATCATTACGGTTCCATTCGTCATCTATCCGTTATCTCCTCAAGCGATCTGGCGAACTGGACGGATCATGGAGAGATCGCTGTGGCAGGGTCGCAGGGCGCGGCCACTTGGGCATCACAATCATGGGCGCCGGCTGCTGTCCATAAGGTCATAGAGGGAAGAGATCAATTTTTCCTGTATTTTGCCAATAATGCCACCAGTATCGGTGTGCTGACAAGCGACAGCCCTCTGGGGCCCTGGGTCGACCCGATCGGTAAACCACTCCTAACCCGTGATACCCCTGGTGTGGAGAACGTCGTCTGGCTGTTTGACCCGGCCGTACTCGTCGATGAGGATGGCCAGGGTTATATTTACTTCGGTGGCGGTGTCCCCAAGGGTCAGCATGAGCAGCCGCGAACGGCGCGGGTCATGAGGCTCGGGGAGGATATGACGAGCGTCATCGGTGAAGCGGCCGTTATCGATGCGCCGTATATGTTCGAGGACGGCGGCATTCATAAGTATCGGGATGTTTATTATTATACGTATTGCACCAACTTCCTGGGTCAAGAGCGGCCGGAGGGCAGCCCTGGCGCAGGCGAGATTGCTTATATGACCAGCAGCAGCCCGATGGGGCCATGGACATATGAGGGGACGATACTGAGGAACCCGGTGCACTTCTTCGGCATCGGGGGCAATAATCATCATGCGATCTTCCAATTTCAGAATCAGTGGTATATTGCTTATCATGCCCAGACATTATCCAAGGCAATGGGGGTGGAGAGAGGCTACCGCTCGACCCATCTGAATCAGATATTCTTTGATGATAATGGCAAGCTTCAGGATGTTCAGGCTGATTATACAGGGGTGCCTCAGTTGCAGGCGTATGATCCTTACCAACAGGTGAGAGCGGTTACTTTTGCCTGGAGCGCTGGTGTGAGAACACGTCCACTCGCGGGAGAACCAGGGTATCAACTGGCGTTAACCAATATCCAGGCAGGTCACTGGATTGCACTCTCCCAGGTCGACTGTGGGGCAGATGAGACGGCAACGTTCACGGCGGCGGTATCAAATATAAGTGCAGATTGCCGTATCGAGCTGCGCCTGGATCATGTGGAGGGCGAGCTTGCAGGCGTCTTGGCGCTCAAGCCGCTTGATCAGGGTACAGAGTGGTCGACCTATAGCACACTGCTGTCCGGGATTCAGGGCGTTCATGACCTGTATCTTGTCTTCCAGGGAGAGTCGGATACATCGTTATTGGATATAAAATATTGGCAATTATCCCAGGTTTAG
- a CDS encoding glycoside hydrolase family 43 protein, whose amino-acid sequence MNTTTIRNPIMWSDVPDVSVIRVGEWFYMVSTSMHMMPGCPIMKSPNLKDWELAGYVFDTLEDNDAHQLLDGKGIYSRGSWAASLRYHEGIFYVCFSSLDVSRFYVYKTRDIERGPWERHVIDRLLHDPALLFDNGRVFVFYGNGDIRIAELTSDATALREDGIHQLLLETGREGLTLRCEGCHAYRMNGYYYLFFIDWPSVGHRRRRVLCYRSRELLGPYEHRVVLEDDMGYMNQGVAQGGIVDTPGGEWFAVLFQDHHAVGRIPYVVPVTWQDDWPVFGTDGKVPEEFTVSLPQSSHPASPLVISDGFDYTENKLALNWQWNHNPDHEHWSVTERSGWLRLTAGSPATGILHARNTLTQRTEGPACSAETLLDTSGMQLHSYAGIVALQYHFGAIGVQVADNGERYVVMTVNGGDGAELVVEKLPYLQKSIYLKVSFDFRESRDIAEFFYSSDREEWRPIGEPLQLKYTLDHFMGTRIGLFHYEKEPSGGHADFDFFDYDRLEG is encoded by the coding sequence ATGAATACAACAACGATTAGAAACCCGATTATGTGGTCTGATGTACCGGATGTAAGTGTGATTCGGGTCGGAGAATGGTTCTACATGGTCAGCACCAGCATGCATATGATGCCGGGCTGTCCAATCATGAAATCTCCAAACCTGAAGGATTGGGAGCTCGCAGGCTATGTGTTCGACACATTGGAGGACAATGATGCCCATCAACTGCTGGACGGCAAGGGCATCTACAGCCGCGGCTCATGGGCGGCCAGCCTGCGCTATCATGAGGGAATCTTCTATGTCTGCTTCTCCAGCCTGGACGTCAGTCGCTTCTATGTATACAAGACGCGGGATATAGAGCGGGGGCCGTGGGAGAGGCATGTCATCGACAGGCTGCTTCATGACCCGGCATTGCTGTTTGACAATGGGCGTGTCTTCGTATTCTATGGCAATGGCGACATCCGTATCGCTGAATTGACCTCAGATGCCACAGCGCTGAGGGAGGACGGCATCCACCAACTGTTGCTGGAGACCGGACGGGAAGGGCTTACTCTTCGCTGCGAAGGCTGCCACGCTTATAGGATGAATGGATACTATTATCTGTTCTTCATCGATTGGCCGAGTGTCGGACATCGCCGCCGCCGAGTGCTCTGCTACCGTTCGCGCGAGCTACTGGGGCCTTATGAACACCGAGTCGTACTGGAGGATGACATGGGCTACATGAATCAGGGCGTGGCCCAAGGCGGTATTGTGGATACGCCTGGGGGCGAGTGGTTCGCTGTCTTGTTCCAGGATCATCATGCAGTTGGAAGGATTCCGTATGTTGTGCCGGTTACCTGGCAGGACGATTGGCCTGTCTTCGGTACAGACGGCAAGGTGCCGGAGGAATTCACGGTATCATTGCCGCAGAGCAGTCATCCTGCAAGCCCGCTCGTCATCAGCGATGGCTTCGATTACACCGAGAACAAGCTGGCGCTGAACTGGCAATGGAACCATAACCCGGATCATGAGCACTGGTCAGTGACGGAGCGAAGCGGATGGCTGCGACTGACTGCAGGCAGCCCCGCCACGGGCATCCTGCATGCCAGAAATACGCTGACCCAGCGGACGGAGGGCCCGGCTTGCAGTGCCGAGACACTGTTGGATACATCCGGCATGCAGCTACACAGCTATGCGGGCATCGTAGCGCTGCAGTATCATTTCGGCGCGATTGGTGTCCAGGTTGCCGATAATGGCGAGCGCTATGTGGTGATGACCGTCAATGGCGGCGACGGGGCGGAGTTGGTCGTAGAGAAGCTGCCGTACCTACAGAAGTCCATTTACTTGAAGGTGTCGTTCGACTTCAGGGAAAGCAGAGATATTGCCGAGTTTTTCTATTCCTCTGACCGCGAGGAATGGAGACCGATCGGTGAACCGCTGCAATTGAAGTATACGCTGGATCACTTCATGGGAACACGTATAGGTCTATTTCATTACGAAAAGGAGCCGTCGGGCGGTCATGCCGACTTTGATTTCTTCGATTACGATAGGCTGGAGGGATAA
- a CDS encoding endo-1,4-beta-xylanase: MTNQCEVLPQLREAYKDYFMIGAAVNKWSIEAEASLLTEHYNSLTAENEMKFERLHPQEQQYDFEVPDKMIAFTKEHGMSMRGHTLVWHNQTPAWVFQGDSGHPADPQTLLMRMKSHIHTVAGRYAGQLYAWDVVNEAVSDKEEEFLRPSPWLDILGESFIARAFEYAHEADPKAQLFYNDYNECVPEKREKIYKLVKSLKERGAPIHGVGLQAHWNLDFPSTDDIRRAIERYASLDMLLHVTELDVSMFAHDDTRTDLTAPTEAMLEKQAERYTQIFSLFKEYSAHIKSVTFWGVSDRYTWLDGFPVRGRKNWPFVFDVEQQPKQSFWNLIDVARS, encoded by the coding sequence ATGACGAATCAATGTGAGGTATTGCCGCAGCTAAGAGAAGCCTACAAGGATTATTTTATGATTGGAGCCGCTGTCAATAAGTGGAGCATCGAGGCGGAGGCCTCGTTGCTGACGGAGCATTATAACAGCTTGACAGCGGAGAATGAGATGAAGTTTGAGCGGCTGCATCCACAGGAGCAGCAATATGATTTTGAAGTTCCAGATAAAATGATAGCGTTTACCAAGGAGCATGGAATGAGCATGCGCGGTCATACCTTAGTCTGGCATAACCAGACGCCAGCATGGGTATTTCAGGGGGATTCGGGCCATCCGGCAGACCCGCAGACCCTGCTTATGCGGATGAAATCCCATATTCATACTGTAGCTGGACGCTATGCCGGACAACTGTATGCCTGGGATGTCGTTAATGAAGCAGTGTCAGACAAGGAAGAAGAATTTCTGCGGCCTTCGCCATGGCTGGACATATTGGGCGAGAGCTTCATTGCCAGGGCATTCGAGTATGCGCATGAGGCAGACCCCAAGGCCCAACTGTTCTACAATGATTACAATGAGTGCGTGCCAGAGAAGCGAGAGAAGATCTATAAACTGGTTAAGTCCTTGAAGGAGCGCGGCGCACCGATCCATGGCGTGGGGCTGCAAGCGCACTGGAATCTCGATTTCCCGTCGACAGATGATATTCGCAGAGCCATTGAACGGTATGCGAGCCTCGATATGCTGCTTCATGTAACCGAGCTGGATGTATCCATGTTCGCTCATGATGATACTCGTACAGATCTGACCGCCCCGACAGAGGCGATGCTGGAGAAGCAGGCCGAGCGCTATACACAGATTTTCTCCTTGTTCAAGGAATATAGCGCACATATCAAGTCGGTCACGTTCTGGGGGGTTAGCGATCGTTACACATGGCTGGATGGTTTCCCGGTCAGAGGGCGCAAGAACTGGCCGTTCGTCTTTGATGTCGAGCAGCAGCCCAAGCAATCGTTCTGGAACCTGATTGACGTGGCCCGTTCTTAG